The Streptomyces vinaceus genome contains the following window.
GACAAGGACCGCACCGAGGCGGCCCTCGCCGAGGCCGAGGTCAAGGTGGAGCTGGACCTCGTCAACCAGCGCACCATCAACAGCCCCATCGAGCCGCGCGGCGCGGTCGGCGACTACAACGCCGCCACCGACGAGTACACGTTGTACGCCTCCACCCAGGGCCCGCACAACCACCGCTTCCTGCTCGCCGCGCTGGTCCTCGGCATCCCGTTCAACAAACTCCGGGTGATCGCCCCGACCGTCGGCGGCAGCTTCGGCACCAAGGGGTACCTCTACCCCGACATGGCGCTGGTCCTCCTGCTCTCCAAGGCGCTCCGGCGGCCCGTGAAGTGGGTGGACACCCGCACGGGGCTGATGAACTCCACCGTCCAGGGCCGCGACCACCGCCAGCACGTGGTGCTCGCCGGCACCCGCGACGGCCGGATGACCGGCCTGTGGGCCACCAGCTACGCCAACCTCGGCGCCTACCCCTCCACCATCGGCCCCGGTGTCGCCACCGCCCTGATGGGCCGTTCCATCAGCGGCATGTACGACATCCCGGCCGCCTTCTGCGAGGTGTACGCCGCCTTCACCAACACCGTCTCGCTCGGCGCCCAGCGCGGCAGCGGGCGGGCCGAGGCGGCCTTCCTGATGGAACGGCTCGTGGACCGCTTCGCCGCCGAGATCGGCATGGACCCGGCCGCCGTGCGGCGCAAGAACCTGGTGCCGAACGAGAAGTTCCCGTACGACAACGGCCTCGGCTGGACTTACGACTCCGGGGACTACCAGGTGAACTTCGACAAGGCGATGGCACTGTCGGGCTACGCCGACATGGCCGCCCGCAAGGCCGAGGCCCGCACCCGCGGCAAGCGGCTCGGCGTGGGCATCGCCACCTACGTCGCGATCTGCGGGGTCGGCCCCTCCACCCGGATGTCCCAGGAGGGCATGCTCGGCGGCACCTGGGAGAGCGCGAACATCCGCGTCAACCCCACCGGCGAGGTCACCGTCACCGTCGGCTCCGCCTCCACCGGCCAGAGCCACCACACGGTCTTCGCGCAGGTCGCCGCCGACGAGCTGGAGATCGACCCGGCGCTGGTCCAGGTGTACGAGGGGGACACGCTCAAGGCCCCGTACGGGCAGGGCACCTACGGCTCGCGTTCCTACAGCATGGCCGCGCCCGCCGTCGCCCTCACCGCCCGGAAGATCAAGGCGAAGCTGGTCAAGGCGGGGGCCGTGTTCCTCGGCGTCCCCGAGGAGAAGGTGGTCTACGCGGGCGGCAAGGTCTACGAGGAGGGCAACGAGGAGAACGCCAAGACCTTCGCCGACCTGGCCATGGCCATGTGGTACGGCTGGGGCCTGCCCCACGAGATCGAGCCCGCCCTGGACGAGACCACCCACTTCGACCCGCCGGACTTCAACTACCCCTTCGGCACGCACGTGGCGGTCGTCGAGGTGGACGAACTCACCGGCGAGACCGAGGTGGTGGCCTACACCGCCGTCGACGACGCCG
Protein-coding sequences here:
- a CDS encoding xanthine dehydrogenase family protein molybdopterin-binding subunit; the encoded protein is MTAVTGEAPLQGSGLLGQPLDAREDPQLLRGEAVYVGDINLPGTAHMAILGSPVAHAKILSIETKAAEQMPGVLKVATAADFTDVMPLPCIWIPGGVESHFPPHPYGLPGARPVLTGDAVRHVGDPIAVVVAETPRQAAAALAAIAVEYEPLPVVTRADAALAEGAPQLHEAVPGNLNAYWTCGDKDRTEAALAEAEVKVELDLVNQRTINSPIEPRGAVGDYNAATDEYTLYASTQGPHNHRFLLAALVLGIPFNKLRVIAPTVGGSFGTKGYLYPDMALVLLLSKALRRPVKWVDTRTGLMNSTVQGRDHRQHVVLAGTRDGRMTGLWATSYANLGAYPSTIGPGVATALMGRSISGMYDIPAAFCEVYAAFTNTVSLGAQRGSGRAEAAFLMERLVDRFAAEIGMDPAAVRRKNLVPNEKFPYDNGLGWTYDSGDYQVNFDKAMALSGYADMAARKAEARTRGKRLGVGIATYVAICGVGPSTRMSQEGMLGGTWESANIRVNPTGEVTVTVGSASTGQSHHTVFAQVAADELEIDPALVQVYEGDTLKAPYGQGTYGSRSYSMAAPAVALTARKIKAKLVKAGAVFLGVPEEKVVYAGGKVYEEGNEENAKTFADLAMAMWYGWGLPHEIEPALDETTHFDPPDFNYPFGTHVAVVEVDELTGETEVVAYTAVDDAGNIGNPKIVLGQIEGSITHGLGQALMEAAVYDEQGLLLSSDLTTYALPRAADVPFFTLGKTTTPTPHNALGAKGAGEIATVPPAAAVVNAVVDALSDLGVQHIDMPLTPEKVWRRLRGEAQ